One Vigna unguiculata cultivar IT97K-499-35 chromosome 11, ASM411807v1, whole genome shotgun sequence DNA window includes the following coding sequences:
- the LOC114169350 gene encoding uncharacterized protein LOC114169350 isoform X2: MGFDNECIVNIQSLAGEYFCPVCRLLVFPNEALQSQCTHLYCKPCLTYVVSTTKACPYDGYLVTEADSKPLTESNKTLAETIGKITVHCLYHRSGCTWQGSLSECTSHCSGCAFGNSPVVCNRCGIQIVHRQVQEHAQNCPGVQGQAQQVTTTQDPSTTSVVASTDQNQNAAPVAATAAQAAVSTTIPGQVSNQQPNLTPQTQALVQTTGQPTAEQWYQQQQYQQYYQQYPGQDPYQQQYQHYYPYQQSMVPQYQQAYSQPQPQSQSQPQAQLQPQPQPQAQHQSQQPQLQQQPQAQSQPLSHIQAPVVPPSQNQMQVQQQPQQLQPAVQPHGQTSHAPGHSLPQSQTQPYPYPQVQPHSVQPPPQPQQPMQIPPYQQPLPQMQHSQPQIQQPVQKYPVPQSQAHAQLQPNAPVQHPSQLPMPPHHPVTPNVQPQVQNAATPSVTGHHSYPQPPPHPNMQPGVPQHPMHGHPQSGHQPHAQHPVQMQNQFPPQIPTMRPNQSHAMFPNQQSSVQGQTTPPLQQQPVYSHNQQPGQINQRPTLQPVQQIPQQQPFAQHQMPMPSHLRPPGPAHSFPKQVYSQPQGNIAPSNSIQQNQSQNTGGRPLVPNHAGHLQPFAQSANTIPVRHGQNGAGYLLENQKLLAGTNNQVQLPSELQSRAPETIERHGDVVEQTDSAAAKLGKNFKDLDTVSGSTNELKSEKFEASLKPVEVGNMQNNEDPHSIKTSVPNANAVENGDSVNKNLGMGAAAESNWKPSVSTKSGGAMHGVQNDSNEHSVQGNEFQEGHPLKTETKLAESETDKLQNDDNSAPSNSQSNGGFAQLSHSTTFTDQSKHQQQMTNYGPSVQQRSSAILGSQLPHPTIPNQSLSSLHSSALVRNHGSAHDPHTGQPLAESFPPTMFKQPQDSDITPGRSFQPQSLGPPQPFNQVHEPPFRAGTSNLSRLGGPQFGAPLPGDMHGRMAGNIPPHGPEGFGLHDDRFKPFLVSSQQNIDRREYDDDLKKFSRLPLDAESISKFGNYSLSAHESGKRSVGIHDDVIKKSGSTLHPGYLGPGPGYGRHHMDGITPRSPVGEYAEMSSRRLGAHSGSLIGKSGIDDFDGRVSRHFGGEFRDSRFPHLPSHLHRDEFDGFGNFRMGEHPRSGDFIGQDEFAGHFRRGEPLGPHNFPRHLQLGEPVGFGAHPGHMRAVEHGSFRSFESFAKGNRPGHPQLGEPGFRSSFSLPGFPNDAGFLTGDIRSFDNLRRRKTSSMGWCRICKVDCETVEGLDLHSQTKEHQKMAMDMVKTIKQNAKKQKIPSEQPTVDDGNKTHNTGFEGRGNKH, from the exons ATGGGATTTGATAATGAGTGCATAGTGAACATTCAATCTCTTGCTGGAGAGTACTTCTGTCCTGTGTGTCGGCTGCTTGTATTTCCAAATGAAGCTTTGCAGTCACAATGTACTCATTTATACTGCAAGCCATGTTTGACATACGTTGTGAGCACTACAAAGGCTTGCCCATATGATGGTTACTTGGTCACTGAGGCAGATTCCAAG CCTCTGACAGAGTCAAATAAGACACTTGCTGAAACTATTGGAAAAATCACGGTTCACTGCCTTTACCATAGAAGTGGATGCACATGGCAGGGAAGTTTGTCTGAATGCACATCCCATTGTTCTGGATGTGCTTTTGGCAATTCCCCCGTAGTTTGCAATAGGTGTGGGATCCAAATAGTGCATCGCCAAGTACAAGAACATGCACAAAATTGCCCT GGTGTGCAAGGTCAGGCACAACAGGTGACCACTACCCAGGATCCTTCAACTACTAGTGTCGTTGCTTCTACTGATCAGAACCAGAATGCTGCTCCTGTTGCAGCAACTGCTGCACAAGCTGCTGTTTCAACTACCATTCCTGGGCAGGTTTCTAATCAGCAACCCAATCTTACGCCCCAAACACAAGCTTTAGTTCAAACTACTGGGCAGCCAACGGCGGAGCAGTGGTATCAGCAGCAACAGTATCAACAATACTACCAACAATACCCTGGACAAGATCCATACCAACAGCAGTATCAACATTACTATCCCTATCAACAGTCCATGGTTCCACAGTACCAGCAGGCCTATAGTCAACCCCAACCTCAGTCTCAATCACAGCCCCAGGCCCAGCTTCAACCTCAGCCCCAGCCACAGGCCCAACACCAATCACAGCAGCCTCAACTCCAACAACAACCTCAGGCTCAATCTCAACCACTTTCACATATTCAGGCTCCGGTTGTCCCACCATCTCAGAATCAGATGCAAGTTCAACAACAACCCCAGCAACTTCAACCTGCTGTGCAGCCTCATGGACAGACGAGTCATGCACCTGGTCATTCCCTCCCTCAATCTCAGACTCAGCCCTATCCATATCCACAAGTTCAGCCTCATTCCGTCCAACCTCCACCTCAACCTCAACAGCCTATGCAAATTCCTCCATATCAGCAGCCTCTTCCTCAAATGCAGCATTCACAACCTCAAATTCAGCAACCAGTTCAGAAGTATCCTGTTCCTCAATCTCAAGCTCACGCACAACTGCAACCTAATGCTCCAGTTCAACATCCCTCTCAGCTCCCAATGCCTCCTCACCATCCTGTGACACCTAATGTCCAGCCTCAAGTGCAAAATGCAGCAACACCTTCAGTGACAGGACATCACTCTTATCCACAACCTCCGCCTCACCCAAATATGCAACCAGGAGTTCCTCAACATCCTATGCACGGGCATCCTCAAAGTGGGCACCAACCCCATGCTCAACACCCTGTCCAGATGCAAAATCAGTTTCCTCCACAAATTCCAACCATGCGTCCTAATCAATCTCATGCTATGTTTCCTAACCAGCAATCATCTGTTCAGGGACAAACTACCCCTCCTTTGCAACAACAGCCTGTGTATTCCCACAATCAACAACCTGGACAAATCAACCAACGTCCTACTCTGCAACCGGTTCAACAGATACCTCAACAGCAACCATTTGCACAGCACCAAATGCCTATGCCATCACATTTACGGCCACCGGGTCCAGCACATTCATTTCCCAAACAGGTGTATTCACAGCCACAGGGTAATATTGCACCATCAAATAGCATTCAGCAGAATCAATCTCAAAATACTGGAGGAAGGCCTTTAGTGCCTAACCATGCAGGACATCTACAGCCATTTGCTCAATCTGCCAATACTATTCCAGTTAGACATGGGCAAAATGGTGCTGGCTACTTGCTTGAAAATCAGAAATTGTTGGCTGGTACCAATAATCAAGTACAGTTGCCTTCTGAATTGCAGTCTAGGGCACCAGAAACAATTGAAAGACATGGTGATGTTGTCGAACAAACTGACTCTGCTGCTGCTAAACTgggtaaaaattttaaagatttggACACAGTGTCTGGATCAACAAATGAGTTGAAATCTGAAAAATTCGAAGCAAGTTTGAAACCAGTAGAGGTTGGGAACATGCAAAACAATGAAGATCCACACTCTATTAAGACTTCAGTCCCAAATGCCAATGCAGTGGAAAATGGTGATTCTGTGAATAAGAATCTTGGGATGGGGGCAGCTGCTGAAAGCAATTGGAAGCCTTCAGTTAGTACTAAATCTGGTGGTGCAATGCACGGGGTTCAAAATGACAGTAATGAGCATTCTGTCCAAGGCAATGAGTTTCAAGAAGGACATCCACTGAAGACAGAGACAAAACTAGCTGAGTCAGAAACTGATAAATTACAGAATGATGACAATTCTGCACCATCTAACTCTCAGAGCAACGGGGGGTTTGCTCAGCTGTCTCACTCGACCACTTTCACGGATCAAAGTAAGCATCAACAACAAATGACTAATTATGGGCCTTCTGTCCAGCAGAGATCTTCTGCAATATTAGGTTCACAATTGCCACATCCGACAATTCCAAACCAGTCACTCTCTTCATTGCACTCTTCAGCCCTTGTCAGGAATCATGGATCTGCCCATGATCCTCATACGGGACAGCCCTTAGCAGAGAGTTTTCCACCAACCATGTTTAAGCAACCACAAGATTCTGACATCACCCCTGGAAGGAGCTTTCAACCTCAGTCTCTTGGACCCCCGCAACCATTTAACCAAGTCCATGAGCCTCCTTTCCGCGCTGGAACTTCCAATTTGTCACGTCTTGGAGGGCCTCAATTTGGTGCACCACTTCCTGGAGATATGCATGGTCGAATGGCAGGCAACATACCACCACATGGTCCTGAAGGGTTTGGTTTGCATGATGATAGGTTCAAACCTTTCCTTGTTTCAAGTCAACAAAATATTGATAGAAGAGAGTATGATGACGATCTTAAGAAATTCTCTAGGTTGCCTTTGGATGCTGAGTCAATTTCTAAATTTGGAAATTACTCACTAAGTGCACATGAGTCTGGAAAGAGATCAGTTGGTATTCATGATGATGTCATTAAGAAATCAGGTTCTACGCTTCATCCTGGTTATCTTGGACCAGGTCCTGGATATGGGAGACATCATATGGATGGTATAACTCCTAGAAGTCCTGTTGGTGAATATGCTGAGATGTCTTCCCGGAGATTGGGGGCACACTCTGGTAGTCTTATTGGTAAGTCAGGTATAGATGATTTTGATGGCAGAGTTTCTCGTCATTTTGGTGGTGAGTTCCGTGATAGTCGGTTTCCTCATTTGCCTAGCCATTTGCATAGAGATGAATTTGATGGTTTTGGTAATTTCCGAATGGGTGAACATCCAAGAAGTGGTGATTTTATTGGTCAAGATGAGTTTGCTGGCCATTTTCGAAGGGGTGAACCTTTGGGTCCTCATAATTTTCCTAGACATTTGCAGCTTGGGGAGCCTGTTGGTTTTGGTGCCCATCCTGGTCATATGAGAGCAGTTGAACATGGCAGTTTTCGTAGTTTTGAATCTTTTGCTAAAGGCAACCGGCCAGGTCATCCCCAACTTGGTGAGCCTGGGTTCAGGAGCAGCTTTTCTCTTCCTGGATTTCCTAATGATGCTGGATTTTTAACA GGAGATATCAGGTCGTTTGATAATTTGAGGAGAAGGAAGACTTCCAGCATGGGGTGGTGCCGGATATGTAAAGTTGACTGTGAAACAGTAGAAGGTCTGGACTTGCATTCACAAACAAAGGAGCACCAGAAGATGGCTATGGATATGGTTAAGACAATCAAGCAAAATGCGAAGAAACAGAA